Proteins encoded together in one Streptomyces sp. B1I3 window:
- a CDS encoding response regulator transcription factor, protein MAGKTALLAHRGSASHEVPLREAGHAGSAAAPPPVPEAGSRWRVLVVESRPDEAALLTQALQRHGHRARNVGTGKGALEAYQEADLVLLDLELPDLDGLEVCRSIRLVDDKPVIAVTARASELDRVLGLQAGADDYLVKPYGFRELMARMDAVMRRSRPRAVPGAPATAATPGVTSHSGLRVDKERRRATLAGQRLDLTPKEFDLLNLLVSHPGDVLSRERLMREVWAGSWSRRTLDTHVCSLRSKLGSGDWILTVRGVGFQIGSC, encoded by the coding sequence ATGGCTGGCAAGACAGCCCTGCTCGCGCACCGTGGTTCCGCGTCGCACGAAGTGCCGCTCCGGGAGGCCGGGCACGCGGGCTCCGCCGCGGCTCCGCCGCCGGTTCCCGAGGCCGGGAGCAGGTGGCGGGTCCTGGTGGTCGAGAGCAGGCCGGACGAGGCGGCCCTCCTGACCCAGGCCTTGCAGCGCCATGGCCACCGGGCGAGGAACGTCGGCACGGGGAAAGGCGCCCTGGAGGCCTATCAGGAGGCCGACCTGGTCCTCCTCGACCTGGAGCTCCCCGATCTCGACGGCCTGGAGGTCTGCCGGAGCATCCGGCTGGTGGACGACAAGCCGGTGATCGCGGTCACCGCCCGAGCCAGCGAGCTGGACCGGGTGCTCGGTCTGCAGGCCGGCGCGGACGACTATCTCGTGAAGCCCTACGGGTTCCGTGAACTCATGGCGCGCATGGACGCGGTCATGCGCCGTTCCCGCCCCCGTGCGGTCCCCGGCGCCCCCGCGACCGCGGCCACCCCGGGGGTCACCTCGCACAGCGGGCTGCGGGTGGACAAGGAGAGGCGGAGGGCGACCCTGGCCGGACAGCGGCTCGACCTGACGCCCAAGGAGTTCGACCTCCTCAACCTGCTGGTCTCGCACCCGGGGGACGTGCTCTCCCGGGAGCGGCTCATGCGCGAGGTGTGGGCCGGCTCATGGTCCAGACGGACGCTGGACACGCACGTGTGCAGTCTCCGCAGCAAGCTCGGCTCCGGCGACTGGATCCTCACCGTCCGCGGCGTCGGTTTCCAGATCGGCTCCTGCTGA
- a CDS encoding ScbR family autoregulator-binding transcription factor → MSPSLPPDGPEPQAPLPEEGGKQERAVRTRQALIRSAAEQFERHGYEKTRLSEVSNGAGVTSGALHFHFRSKTELAAAVESAAVRSLYRAAWRAQQEPVGALQTLIDVTHALMRLLYEDVVARAGLRLNSEAASERLCRSLRHGWQSCVQQLLARAADRGELAGTPAPPHLAGTVTAATTGYEVLARENREWLSHRAVTELWQLLLPGAVTPDTLAGLRPEGTADLLCRAGGSTP, encoded by the coding sequence ATGTCGCCGTCACTCCCACCGGATGGACCTGAGCCGCAAGCCCCCCTCCCCGAGGAAGGAGGCAAGCAGGAACGCGCCGTCCGCACCCGTCAGGCCCTGATCCGCTCGGCCGCCGAGCAGTTCGAGAGACACGGGTACGAGAAGACGCGCCTGAGCGAGGTGAGCAACGGCGCCGGCGTGACGAGCGGAGCCCTGCACTTCCACTTCCGCAGCAAGACCGAACTCGCCGCCGCCGTCGAGAGTGCCGCGGTACGCAGCCTGTACCGCGCGGCGTGGCGGGCCCAGCAGGAGCCGGTCGGCGCCCTGCAGACGCTCATCGACGTCACGCACGCCCTCATGCGCCTGCTGTACGAGGACGTGGTCGCACGAGCCGGGCTCCGGCTCAACAGCGAAGCGGCCTCCGAACGACTGTGCCGCAGCCTGCGGCACGGGTGGCAGAGCTGCGTCCAGCAACTGCTGGCCCGCGCCGCCGACCGGGGCGAGCTCGCCGGTACCCCGGCGCCGCCGCACCTGGCCGGGACCGTGACCGCTGCGACGACCGGCTACGAGGTCCTCGCCAGGGAGAACCGGGAATGGCTCTCCCACCGGGCGGTCACCGAACTGTGGCAGCTCCTGCTGCCGGGGGCCGTCACACCGGACACCCTGGCCGGACTGCGCCCGGAGGGCACGGCGGACCTGCTCTGCCGGGCCGGCGGCTCCACGCCGTGA
- a CDS encoding MFS transporter, translating to MSTTQTDLLGTSPPPDNRKLPLSPLLALATAAFMGILTEALPAGVLPEMAGDLSVSESAMGQALTIYAIATGVSAIPLSVTTARWRRKRLLMLSVTMFAVANTVTALSSSYPLTMVFRLLAGVAAAAVWAELVGYARRLAPPHLQGRAIAITMAGVPLALSLGIPAGTFLGGLFGWRLTFGLVTVVSVLLLGWIHLTVPDSPGQKPGAREPILKALALPGVAAVLFVVAAYVLAHNILYTYISTFLDENGMGDSRDVVLLVFGIASVVSIWITGAMVDRRLRMLLIVSSALFLVAAALLAVLASNVVVVYGAMVLWGLGWGGVTTLLQTAVTDAGGDRGQALLVTTWNSFMAGGGAVGGLLLGSFGPDSFPWSVVLLMAPVLLVVLVARRHAFPAKRPEGT from the coding sequence ATGTCAACCACGCAGACAGACCTCCTCGGCACGTCCCCGCCCCCCGACAACCGCAAGCTGCCCCTGTCGCCGCTGCTGGCGCTGGCCACCGCGGCCTTCATGGGCATCCTGACCGAGGCCCTCCCGGCCGGCGTCCTGCCCGAGATGGCCGGCGACCTCTCGGTCAGCGAGTCGGCCATGGGCCAGGCGCTCACGATCTACGCCATCGCCACCGGTGTATCGGCCATCCCGCTGTCCGTGACCACGGCACGCTGGAGGCGCAAGCGGCTCCTGATGCTGTCCGTCACGATGTTCGCGGTCGCCAACACCGTGACGGCACTCTCCTCCAGCTACCCGCTGACCATGGTCTTCCGGCTCCTCGCCGGTGTCGCCGCGGCGGCGGTCTGGGCGGAACTGGTCGGGTACGCACGGCGCCTGGCGCCCCCGCACCTCCAGGGGCGTGCCATCGCCATCACCATGGCCGGGGTACCACTGGCCCTGTCACTGGGCATCCCCGCCGGAACCTTCCTCGGCGGCCTGTTCGGGTGGCGCCTCACCTTCGGCCTGGTGACCGTGGTCTCCGTCCTCCTGCTGGGATGGATCCATCTCACGGTCCCGGACTCGCCCGGACAGAAGCCCGGTGCCCGCGAGCCGATCCTCAAGGCCCTGGCGCTTCCGGGGGTCGCGGCCGTGCTGTTCGTCGTCGCGGCCTACGTACTGGCCCACAACATCCTCTACACCTATATCTCCACCTTCCTCGACGAGAACGGGATGGGCGACTCCCGGGACGTGGTCCTGCTCGTCTTCGGGATCGCCTCCGTCGTGAGCATCTGGATCACCGGCGCCATGGTGGACCGCAGACTCCGGATGCTGCTCATCGTCAGCAGCGCCCTGTTCCTCGTCGCAGCCGCCCTGCTGGCCGTCCTGGCCTCGAACGTCGTGGTGGTCTACGGCGCGATGGTGCTCTGGGGACTCGGCTGGGGCGGCGTCACCACGCTCCTGCAGACGGCCGTCACCGACGCCGGGGGTGACCGGGGCCAGGCCCTGCTGGTCACCACGTGGAACTCCTTCATGGCCGGCGGTGGAGCGGTCGGCGGGCTCCTGCTGGGGTCCTTCGGCCCCGATTCCTTCCCCTGGAGCGTCGTGCTGCTGATGGCGCCGGTGCTGCTGGTCGTCCTGGTGGCGCGCAGGCACGCCTTCCCCGCCAAGCGGCCGGAGGGAACGTAG
- a CDS encoding MerR family transcriptional regulator, with protein MRIGELSERTGTPRRLLRYYEEQELLVPGRSPNGYRDYAEGCVDRVLQIRGMLEAGLSTRIIKQVLPCINDPRAIHVSGATEETIATLEHERDRMADRIRCLIRSHDAITGYLEAVRRDRLSSGEAPVTAYPMAGSPAVPLSVTEAA; from the coding sequence ATGCGGATCGGCGAACTCTCCGAGCGGACGGGGACACCGCGCAGGCTGCTGCGCTACTACGAGGAGCAGGAGCTCCTGGTGCCCGGCCGGTCCCCGAACGGGTACCGCGACTACGCCGAAGGCTGTGTGGACCGGGTCCTGCAGATCCGGGGCATGCTCGAGGCCGGTCTGTCGACGCGGATCATCAAGCAGGTGCTTCCCTGCATCAACGACCCCCGGGCCATTCACGTCTCCGGTGCCACCGAGGAGACGATCGCCACCCTGGAGCACGAGCGTGACCGCATGGCCGACCGCATCCGGTGCCTGATCCGCAGTCACGACGCCATCACCGGCTACCTGGAGGCGGTGCGCCGTGACCGCCTGTCCTCCGGAGAAGCACCGGTGACCGCTTACCCGATGGCCGGCTCCCCGGCCGTACCCCTTTCCGTGACCGAGGCGGCCTGA
- a CDS encoding fumarylacetoacetate (FAA) hydrolase: MTPERTDEPGREHRPDPEDQQEVTDTMSIIFECEYRGRRYAGLGIPAQGTPHTLYAVEEGRLRAAVLAGGPEAVEAAVTESADTVTVTLGDPGSGLRFLPPLLPTSTGESLINGFMGTHRSKFDRAPEPDEEFTPPNYYIKGFGSWLRMPDELLTTPADPVWLLEEPEVVLVHVNDDDGNPHYAGYSFGNDLNDIGLHLKNPWAWTPYAKLCETSMTPWLYLGEPPRTVTGRVTVERDGATAWEGDFSCGADSIFHRFDDMTRYLFSYPALRRPGQVNYLFMGADKATYHDGFRIEDGDRMVIDVSSHGAVLSNVVRYAPQAASVTERGTAGEPAIG; the protein is encoded by the coding sequence GTGACGCCCGAACGAACCGACGAACCCGGCCGGGAACACCGTCCGGACCCGGAAGACCAGCAGGAGGTCACCGACACCATGTCCATCATCTTCGAGTGCGAGTACAGGGGCAGGCGTTACGCGGGCCTGGGCATCCCCGCGCAGGGCACCCCGCACACGCTGTACGCGGTCGAGGAGGGCCGGTTACGCGCGGCTGTCCTGGCCGGCGGCCCCGAGGCGGTGGAGGCGGCCGTCACGGAGTCGGCCGACACGGTCACCGTGACCCTCGGCGATCCCGGGTCCGGCCTGCGCTTCCTGCCCCCGCTGCTGCCCACGTCCACCGGTGAGTCGCTGATCAACGGTTTCATGGGGACGCACCGCTCCAAGTTCGACCGCGCCCCGGAACCGGACGAGGAGTTCACCCCGCCGAACTACTACATCAAGGGATTCGGCTCCTGGCTGCGCATGCCGGACGAGCTGCTGACCACCCCCGCCGATCCCGTCTGGCTCCTGGAGGAACCGGAGGTCGTCCTCGTCCACGTCAACGACGACGACGGGAACCCGCACTATGCCGGCTACAGCTTCGGCAACGACCTCAACGACATCGGGCTGCACCTGAAGAACCCCTGGGCCTGGACGCCGTACGCGAAGCTGTGCGAGACCTCCATGACCCCGTGGCTCTACCTCGGCGAGCCGCCGCGGACGGTGACGGGACGCGTCACGGTCGAGCGCGACGGGGCCACGGCCTGGGAGGGCGACTTCTCGTGCGGCGCCGACTCCATCTTCCACCGCTTCGACGACATGACGCGGTACCTGTTCTCCTACCCGGCGCTGCGCCGCCCCGGCCAGGTCAACTACCTCTTCATGGGGGCGGACAAGGCCACGTACCACGACGGCTTCCGGATCGAGGACGGTGACCGCATGGTCATCGACGTGTCCAGCCACGGCGCCGTGCTGTCCAACGTGGTCCGCTACGCCCCTCAGGCCGCCTCGGTCACGGAAAGGGGTACGGCCGGGGAGCCGGCCATCGGGTAA
- a CDS encoding pyridoxal phosphate-dependent aminotransferase, translating into MSGPAPVAMSATLAADEALARRRLAGQEVLSLASGEVGLPVLPELRRRLADAAGRNAYGSVSGSPRLRAAAAGYWGRRGLATDPGLVVCGPGSKPLLYALMLAVGGDVVVPVPSWVSYSAQARLAGAQPVPVPTLPGEGGVPDPDGLRDAVAGARAQGRDPRCVVVTLPDNPTGTIASPETVRRLARTARELDLVIVSDEIYGDLVFGTGDRAPSPALFAPERTVVTTGITKNLALGGWRLGVARLPDSVTGRAVHARLLGVVSQIWSSTAAPVQEAAAYALEEPPEVVAHIAAGRRLHEVVVRAAARRFAGAGALVTPVRATSYLYPDFEPLRDRLDRVHGVRGGTGLADLLMERYGVGVLPGSVFGEPGDPLRIRAATSRLYGETDAERTTALTAADPLRLPWISTSLNRITEVLHDLTGRRAGPAAGGAGA; encoded by the coding sequence ATGTCAGGTCCCGCGCCCGTGGCCATGTCGGCCACGCTCGCCGCAGACGAAGCGCTGGCCCGTCGACGTTTGGCGGGCCAGGAGGTGCTGTCCCTGGCCAGTGGCGAGGTCGGCCTGCCGGTACTCCCCGAGCTGAGGCGGCGGCTCGCCGACGCGGCCGGGCGCAACGCCTACGGCTCCGTGTCCGGGAGCCCGCGGCTGCGGGCGGCGGCAGCCGGGTACTGGGGGCGCCGGGGCCTGGCCACCGACCCCGGCCTGGTGGTCTGCGGACCGGGGAGCAAGCCCCTGCTCTACGCGCTGATGCTCGCCGTCGGCGGTGACGTGGTGGTGCCGGTGCCGAGCTGGGTCAGCTACAGCGCCCAGGCCCGGCTGGCAGGGGCGCAACCGGTGCCGGTCCCCACGCTGCCCGGTGAGGGCGGGGTGCCCGATCCGGACGGCCTGCGCGACGCGGTGGCCGGGGCCCGGGCGCAGGGACGCGACCCGCGGTGCGTGGTGGTCACCCTGCCCGACAACCCGACGGGCACCATCGCCTCACCGGAGACCGTGCGCCGGCTGGCGCGGACCGCCAGGGAACTCGACCTCGTCATCGTCTCCGACGAGATCTACGGCGACCTCGTGTTCGGCACCGGTGACAGGGCGCCGTCCCCCGCGCTCTTCGCTCCCGAGCGGACGGTGGTCACCACCGGGATCACCAAGAACCTGGCACTCGGCGGCTGGCGGCTGGGCGTCGCCCGTCTCCCCGACAGCGTGACGGGGCGCGCGGTGCACGCACGACTGCTCGGCGTCGTCAGCCAGATCTGGTCGAGCACCGCCGCACCCGTCCAGGAGGCCGCCGCCTACGCGCTCGAGGAACCGCCCGAGGTCGTCGCGCACATCGCCGCCGGCCGCCGGCTCCACGAGGTGGTCGTCCGGGCGGCGGCCCGGCGGTTCGCCGGGGCCGGCGCCCTGGTGACGCCGGTACGGGCCACGAGCTACCTCTACCCCGACTTCGAACCCCTGCGGGACCGGCTCGACCGGGTCCACGGGGTGCGGGGCGGTACGGGCCTGGCGGACCTGCTCATGGAGCGGTACGGAGTGGGCGTCCTGCCGGGCTCGGTGTTCGGGGAACCCGGCGACCCACTGCGCATCCGGGCCGCCACCTCACGCCTGTACGGCGAGACCGACGCCGAGCGCACCACCGCGCTGACGGCCGCGGACCCACTGCGGCTGCCCTGGATCAGTACGTCTCTGAACCGCATCACCGAGGTCCTGCACGACCTCACCGGCCGTCGTGCCGGCCCCGCAGCAGGCGGGGCCGGGGCGTGA
- a CDS encoding AMP-binding protein codes for MTATTEAPAVPGAGTFAERADEYRRRGWWRDETFLDDLRRQARERPHKLAVAGRRLHEAHTDTLDYSELARLTERFAGALCDLGVRRGDVVAVQLPNRWEMAPLMFACMRVGAVICPIAPVCRETDLRHRLTLTEAKVCITVDEWEGYPLAKTLVAMADELPVEHVVVVGGHAPDGAADFHDVFVAPRREESRTVEAAGRELGPDDPFVVLFTSGTTGDSKGVLHSQNTVHSAVRGYVDTFLLRDDLVAVLTTPLIHYSGFGQGILAGVMLGGTVVFQDEQDNASLPDLIERYGATLLYGPPPTLTAVAESQRTDSRDVSTLRHVVTGAAPVLQQLVDELRSTFGAQTYSVWGMSEFGPVTITRLDYNQDWAAHSHGRPIDSMEIRIDACHDPSLRAEVGRLRVRGASMALGYHRRMESFTAELNEEGWFDTGDVAREDGRGGIRLLGRAKDAILRDGIVVPMAELEAIISRHPKVTEAAIVGPTGELDDLILAVVVPRGGERPTLEDVRAHLVAAGQPERFLPDRLEVVEELPKTLTGKIRKIELRDRYAEV; via the coding sequence ATGACCGCCACGACCGAGGCCCCCGCCGTGCCGGGCGCCGGTACCTTCGCAGAGCGCGCCGACGAGTACCGGCGGCGTGGCTGGTGGCGGGACGAGACCTTCCTGGACGACCTGCGGCGCCAGGCCCGTGAGCGGCCGCACAAACTCGCCGTCGCGGGCCGCCGGCTGCACGAGGCGCACACCGACACGCTGGACTACTCCGAGCTCGCCCGGCTCACGGAACGCTTCGCCGGTGCCCTGTGCGACCTGGGCGTCCGGCGCGGGGACGTCGTGGCGGTCCAGCTGCCCAACCGCTGGGAGATGGCTCCCCTGATGTTCGCCTGCATGCGTGTGGGTGCCGTCATCTGCCCCATCGCCCCGGTCTGCCGCGAGACCGATCTGCGCCACCGTCTGACGCTGACCGAGGCGAAGGTGTGCATCACGGTCGACGAGTGGGAGGGCTATCCCCTCGCCAAGACCCTGGTGGCCATGGCGGACGAACTCCCCGTCGAGCACGTCGTCGTCGTCGGTGGCCACGCCCCCGACGGGGCGGCGGACTTCCACGACGTCTTCGTCGCCCCCCGGCGGGAGGAGTCCCGCACGGTGGAGGCGGCGGGCCGCGAACTCGGCCCCGACGACCCCTTCGTGGTGCTGTTCACCTCCGGTACGACGGGCGACTCGAAGGGAGTGCTGCACAGCCAGAACACCGTCCACTCGGCCGTACGCGGATACGTGGACACGTTCCTGCTCCGCGACGACCTCGTCGCCGTGCTCACCACCCCGCTGATCCACTACTCCGGATTCGGCCAGGGCATCCTCGCCGGCGTCATGCTCGGCGGCACGGTCGTCTTCCAGGACGAGCAGGACAACGCCAGCCTGCCCGACCTGATCGAACGCTACGGCGCCACCCTGCTGTACGGGCCTCCGCCCACCCTCACCGCCGTCGCCGAGTCCCAGCGCACCGACTCCCGGGACGTGTCGACCCTGCGGCACGTGGTCACCGGCGCGGCCCCCGTGCTGCAGCAGCTGGTCGACGAACTGAGGTCGACGTTCGGCGCCCAGACGTACTCGGTCTGGGGGATGTCGGAGTTCGGCCCCGTGACCATCACCCGCCTCGACTACAACCAGGACTGGGCGGCACACAGCCACGGGCGGCCGATCGACTCGATGGAGATCCGCATCGACGCCTGCCACGACCCCAGCCTGCGTGCCGAGGTGGGCCGGCTGCGGGTGCGGGGCGCGTCGATGGCGCTCGGTTACCACCGGCGCATGGAGTCCTTCACCGCCGAGCTGAACGAGGAGGGGTGGTTCGACACCGGCGACGTCGCACGCGAGGACGGGCGGGGCGGCATCCGCCTGCTGGGCCGCGCCAAGGACGCCATCCTGCGCGACGGCATCGTCGTCCCCATGGCGGAGCTGGAGGCGATCATCTCCCGCCACCCCAAGGTCACCGAGGCGGCCATCGTCGGCCCCACCGGTGAGCTCGACGACCTCATCCTGGCCGTGGTCGTCCCCCGTGGCGGCGAGCGGCCGACGCTGGAGGACGTCCGCGCCCACCTGGTGGCGGCCGGTCAGCCAGAGCGCTTCCTGCCCGACCGGCTGGAAGTGGTCGAAGAGCTGCCCAAGACCCTCACCGGAAAGATCCGCAAGATCGAGCTGCGGGACCGGTACGCCGAGGTGTGA
- a CDS encoding Glu/Leu/Phe/Val dehydrogenase dimerization domain-containing protein: MSAPEEPQAPAFTVHLNGSGGDLKGWVVVDTLVDGLAMGGTRMTAGVTEDEVAGLARDMTDKFTLAGLRIGGAKAGIVADGGDRHETFRTFGRTVKPLLHGGIHLGIDMGVTPADRAVFFDEAGYDPRYRPGASDMPIDWRTYYEPLIDVTGHGVGTAAVTAWEAGRHTGPARVVIQGFGAVGRSVAQFLEERGHIVVGVADIDGTISADRLPVAELLPATDVFGRIDRSLLPDRVTVSTEPDAWLDLDADLLILAAQRHALTAENTHRLRAGLVVEGANLASSAAAKEKVAASGGVLVPGVIANIGGAASAALAVTRVVPFDLEAGARKAWVFDWVGERVRQNTRDLLDIAQGRAGDPLPELLDARRGERR; this comes from the coding sequence ATGAGTGCTCCGGAAGAACCGCAGGCGCCCGCCTTCACCGTCCATCTGAACGGCAGCGGCGGTGATCTCAAGGGCTGGGTGGTCGTCGACACGCTCGTCGACGGCCTGGCGATGGGCGGCACCCGGATGACCGCAGGGGTGACCGAGGACGAAGTGGCCGGTCTCGCCCGGGACATGACCGACAAGTTCACGCTCGCCGGACTGCGCATCGGTGGCGCCAAGGCCGGCATCGTCGCGGACGGCGGTGACCGCCACGAGACGTTCCGGACCTTCGGCCGGACGGTCAAGCCGCTGCTGCACGGCGGCATCCACCTGGGTATCGACATGGGTGTGACCCCGGCCGACCGGGCCGTCTTCTTCGACGAGGCGGGCTACGACCCCCGCTACCGGCCGGGCGCGTCGGACATGCCCATCGACTGGCGGACGTACTACGAGCCGCTGATCGACGTGACCGGGCACGGGGTCGGCACGGCCGCGGTCACGGCCTGGGAGGCGGGCCGGCACACCGGCCCGGCCAGAGTCGTGATCCAGGGCTTCGGCGCGGTGGGCAGGTCCGTCGCCCAGTTCCTGGAGGAACGCGGACACATCGTCGTAGGAGTCGCCGACATCGACGGCACGATCAGTGCGGACCGGCTGCCGGTGGCCGAACTGCTGCCCGCCACCGATGTGTTCGGCCGGATCGACCGGTCCCTGCTGCCGGACCGCGTCACCGTCTCCACGGAGCCGGACGCCTGGCTCGACCTGGACGCCGACCTGCTGATCCTCGCGGCCCAGCGGCACGCGCTCACCGCGGAGAACACCCACAGGCTGCGCGCCGGTCTGGTGGTCGAGGGCGCGAACCTGGCCTCCAGCGCCGCCGCCAAGGAGAAGGTGGCAGCCTCGGGCGGTGTCCTGGTACCGGGAGTGATCGCCAACATCGGCGGCGCCGCATCGGCGGCCCTGGCCGTCACCCGGGTGGTCCCCTTCGACCTGGAGGCCGGGGCACGCAAGGCCTGGGTCTTCGACTGGGTCGGGGAGCGGGTGCGGCAGAACACCCGGGACCTGCTGGACATCGCGCAGGGCCGGGCGGGCGACCCGCTGCCGGAACTGCTGGACGCCCGTCGCGGGGAACGCCGATGA
- a CDS encoding type 1 glutamine amidotransferase — protein sequence MTKPRVLVVNNGTLSLPQLRRRLEELGADTDTVDAASVPARVDGRYQAVVLSGTKVRAYDQAYYGPLVELVTGTDVPVLGICGGMQIIALAAGGRMEEGPQRVGGHEVQVDTEEPLFAYVKPTVTVFHRHTLYLRQAPPGFRSIGRSEHAPVEFLRSDDGRIHGSQAHLEFRRDGLEILRGFAQQYA from the coding sequence CGGGACCCTGTCGCTCCCGCAACTCCGCCGGCGCCTGGAGGAGCTCGGCGCGGACACCGACACGGTGGACGCGGCGTCGGTGCCCGCCCGGGTCGACGGCCGCTACCAGGCCGTGGTCCTGAGCGGCACCAAGGTCCGGGCCTACGACCAGGCGTACTACGGCCCCCTCGTCGAGCTGGTCACCGGCACCGACGTCCCCGTGCTCGGCATCTGCGGAGGCATGCAGATCATCGCCCTCGCGGCCGGCGGCCGCATGGAGGAGGGTCCGCAGCGGGTCGGTGGCCACGAGGTGCAGGTCGACACGGAGGAGCCGCTGTTCGCGTACGTCAAGCCGACGGTGACGGTGTTCCACCGCCACACCCTCTACCTGCGCCAGGCCCCGCCCGGCTTCCGGTCCATCGGCCGCTCGGAACACGCTCCGGTGGAGTTCCTGCGCTCCGACGACGGCCGGATCCACGGCTCCCAGGCGCATCTGGAGTTCCGCCGGGACGGCCTGGAGATCCTGCGCGGCTTCGCGCAGCAATACGCGTGA